Proteins encoded together in one Streptomyces sp. NBC_01216 window:
- a CDS encoding helix-turn-helix domain-containing protein, with protein MSRRAADPATPLPSPKERRRLREARALSEEQIAEAMGVTRATVRSWETGRTDPRGRKREAYAKLLGAHEEAHASASTGGASGGLGAHARDEAREEAHPPGARAFDTAPGTSPAPGQEATGAEPAPEPSARHAPAGPQPSTGPTANTRPRTAAKRAARPPENPAPGPTPLHTPQERLKPGGSGTGPRSTAHPTDTPAGAAPQRAAEGERGEETAVEPSLTPEGAFDALYAHAAPGLVHQTYLLTGRRGLSRESVEHAFLLAWQRWPEVAVDRDPVGWVRAAAYEYALSPWHRLRRAHRHPDGAPTDAARRALLAALLELPPPYRRTVLLYDGLGLDLPETAAETEASTPAAANRLLHARTVIGGHVPELARPEELQRLLGRMVAEAPAATLAEPAEVRTHGERRGRTWTRTALGVTAALIAMTAFTAATAPTQYLPVNAPGRTVEGVPVRNGSQKLTPEDEELRVQLRKLPHNGPERLVPDPR; from the coding sequence ATGAGCCGGAGGGCCGCCGATCCCGCGACCCCGCTGCCCTCCCCCAAGGAGCGCCGCCGCCTGCGCGAGGCCAGGGCTCTCAGCGAGGAGCAGATCGCCGAGGCCATGGGCGTCACCCGGGCCACCGTGCGGTCCTGGGAGACCGGCCGCACCGATCCCCGGGGCCGGAAGCGGGAGGCGTACGCGAAGCTGCTCGGTGCCCACGAGGAGGCGCACGCGAGCGCGAGCACCGGTGGCGCCTCGGGCGGCCTCGGCGCGCACGCCCGGGACGAGGCGCGCGAGGAGGCCCACCCGCCCGGCGCGCGGGCCTTCGACACCGCGCCCGGCACGTCGCCCGCGCCCGGCCAGGAGGCCACCGGGGCGGAGCCGGCGCCGGAGCCCTCCGCCCGCCACGCGCCTGCCGGTCCCCAGCCCTCCACGGGACCCACCGCGAACACCCGGCCGCGGACGGCCGCCAAGCGCGCCGCCAGACCACCCGAGAACCCGGCTCCCGGCCCCACGCCCCTCCACACACCGCAGGAACGCCTGAAACCGGGCGGCTCGGGCACCGGGCCCCGGTCGACGGCGCACCCCACGGACACCCCCGCCGGTGCCGCGCCACAGCGGGCCGCGGAGGGCGAACGGGGCGAGGAGACCGCCGTCGAACCCTCACTCACCCCGGAAGGGGCCTTCGACGCGCTGTACGCGCACGCCGCTCCGGGACTCGTACACCAGACGTACCTCCTCACCGGCCGGCGCGGACTCTCCCGTGAGTCCGTCGAGCACGCCTTCCTGCTGGCCTGGCAGCGCTGGCCCGAGGTGGCGGTGGACCGCGACCCCGTGGGCTGGGTCCGGGCCGCGGCCTACGAGTACGCCCTCTCCCCCTGGCACCGGCTGCGCCGGGCCCACCGGCATCCCGACGGCGCGCCCACCGACGCCGCGCGCCGCGCGTTGCTGGCGGCCCTGCTGGAACTGCCGCCGCCGTACCGGCGCACCGTGCTGCTCTACGACGGCCTCGGCCTCGACCTGCCCGAGACGGCCGCCGAGACCGAGGCCAGCACGCCCGCCGCGGCGAACCGGCTGCTGCACGCCCGCACGGTCATCGGCGGTCACGTCCCCGAGCTGGCCCGCCCGGAGGAACTGCAGCGGCTCCTGGGACGAATGGTCGCCGAGGCTCCGGCGGCGACGCTCGCGGAACCCGCCGAGGTCCGCACGCACGGCGAGCGGCGCGGCCGGACGTGGACGCGGACGGCCCTCGGCGTGACGGCGGCCCTCATCGCCATGACCGCGTTCACGGCCGCCACAGCGCCCACGCAGTACCTCCCGGTGAACGCCCCCGGCCGAACGGTCGAAGGCGTCCCGGTCCGCAACGGCTCTCAGAAGCTCACCCCCGAGGACGAGGAGCTGCGGGTACAGCTCCGGAAGCTGCCCCACAACGGGCCGGAGCGACTGGTCCCCGATCCGCGCTGA
- a CDS encoding ATP-binding protein encodes MTVPETVASAVTEAETTTVPEAGSGSATAALRPHAEHAFADELKALAAADDRPRPVRWQLSPWAVATYLLGGTLPDGTVITPKYVGPRRIVEVAVTTLATDRALLLLGVPGTAKTWVSEHLAAAVSGDSTLLVQGTAGTPEEAIRYGWNYARLLAHGPSRDALVPGPVMRAMSQGLTARVEELTRIPADVQDTLITILSEKTLPIPELGQEAQAVRGFNLIATANDRDRGVNDLSSALRRRFNTVVLPLPATPDAEVDIVSRRVDQIGRSLDLPAVPEGVEEIRRVVTVFRELRDGVTTDGRTKLKSPSGTLSTAEAISVVTGGLALAAHFGDGVLRPADVAAGILGAVVRDPAADRVVWQEYLETVVRERDGWKDFYRACREASA; translated from the coding sequence ATGACCGTGCCCGAAACCGTCGCGAGCGCCGTGACCGAGGCCGAGACCACCACCGTTCCCGAGGCCGGGAGCGGCTCCGCGACCGCGGCGCTGCGACCGCACGCGGAACACGCCTTCGCCGACGAACTCAAGGCGCTGGCAGCGGCCGACGACCGCCCGCGGCCCGTGCGCTGGCAGCTGTCGCCCTGGGCCGTCGCCACCTATCTCCTCGGTGGCACCCTCCCCGACGGGACGGTGATCACGCCCAAGTACGTGGGGCCGCGCCGGATCGTCGAGGTCGCGGTCACCACGCTCGCCACCGACCGCGCGCTGCTCCTGCTCGGAGTGCCCGGCACCGCCAAGACCTGGGTCTCCGAGCATCTCGCCGCCGCCGTCAGCGGCGACTCGACCCTCCTGGTCCAGGGCACCGCGGGCACCCCCGAGGAAGCCATCCGATACGGCTGGAACTACGCGCGCCTGCTCGCCCACGGCCCCAGCAGGGACGCGCTCGTGCCCGGCCCCGTCATGCGGGCGATGTCCCAGGGCCTGACCGCTCGCGTGGAGGAACTGACCCGCATCCCCGCCGACGTGCAGGACACGCTCATCACGATCCTGTCCGAGAAGACCCTGCCGATACCGGAGCTGGGACAGGAGGCGCAGGCGGTCCGCGGCTTCAACCTGATCGCCACCGCCAACGACCGCGACCGCGGGGTCAACGACCTCTCCAGTGCGCTGCGCCGACGCTTCAACACCGTCGTGCTGCCGCTGCCCGCCACCCCGGACGCCGAGGTCGACATCGTCTCGCGCCGTGTCGACCAGATCGGCCGCTCGCTCGACCTTCCCGCGGTTCCCGAGGGCGTGGAGGAGATCCGCCGGGTCGTCACCGTCTTCCGCGAGCTGCGCGACGGGGTCACCACGGACGGCCGGACCAAGCTCAAGTCCCCTTCGGGGACACTGTCCACGGCCGAGGCCATCTCCGTCGTCACCGGCGGACTCGCGCTCGCCGCCCACTTCGGCGACGGCGTCCTGCGCCCCGCCGACGTCGCCGCCGGCATCCTCGGCGCGGTCGTCCGCGACCCCGCGGCGGACCGTGTCGTCTGGCAGGAGTACCTGGAGACGGTCGTCCGCGAGCGCGACGGCTGGAAGGACTTCTACCGCGCCTGCCGCGAGGCGAGCGCATGA
- a CDS encoding VWA domain-containing protein, producing the protein MNGTGHDGNPSHDERLRRWRMVLGGGAADGTGCSLAGADAAMDGALTALYGRGDGRPAGRERSAGLGASAPSVARWLGDIRTYFPGSVVQVMQRDAIDRLGLSTLLLEPEMLEAVEADVHLVGTLLSLGKAMPETTKETARTVVGKVVADIEKRLATRTRATLTGALDRSARISRPRHRDIDWDRTIRANLRNYLPEYRTVVPERLIGHGRAARSVKKDVVLCVDQSGSMAASVVYASVFGAVLASMRSISTRLVVFDTAVVDLTEQLEDPVDVLFGTQLGGGTDINRALAYCQSRITRPAETVVVLISDLYEGGIRDEMLKRVAAMKASGVQFVALLALSDEGVPAYDREHAAALAALGAPAFACTPDLFPEIMAAAIEKRPLPVPDPATRP; encoded by the coding sequence ATGAACGGCACCGGACACGACGGGAATCCGTCACACGACGAGCGGCTGCGCCGCTGGCGCATGGTCCTCGGAGGGGGCGCGGCCGACGGCACAGGCTGCTCCCTCGCGGGCGCCGACGCGGCGATGGACGGAGCCCTGACCGCGCTCTACGGACGCGGCGACGGCCGGCCCGCCGGGCGGGAACGCTCGGCAGGACTCGGTGCCTCGGCGCCCTCCGTGGCCCGCTGGCTCGGTGACATCCGTACGTACTTCCCCGGTTCCGTCGTCCAGGTCATGCAGCGCGACGCGATCGACCGGCTCGGTCTGTCCACCCTGCTCCTGGAGCCGGAGATGCTGGAGGCCGTCGAGGCGGACGTCCATCTCGTGGGCACCCTGCTCTCGCTCGGCAAGGCCATGCCCGAGACGACGAAGGAGACGGCCCGGACCGTCGTGGGCAAGGTCGTCGCCGACATCGAGAAGCGTCTGGCGACCCGGACCAGGGCCACGCTCACCGGCGCGCTCGACCGTTCGGCCCGGATCAGTCGTCCCCGGCACCGTGACATCGACTGGGACCGCACGATCCGCGCCAACCTCAGGAACTACCTGCCCGAGTACCGCACGGTCGTCCCCGAGCGGCTGATCGGACACGGCCGGGCGGCGCGGTCGGTGAAGAAGGACGTCGTGCTCTGCGTCGACCAGTCCGGTTCGATGGCCGCCTCGGTGGTGTACGCCTCGGTGTTCGGCGCCGTCCTCGCCTCGATGCGGTCGATCTCCACCCGGCTCGTCGTCTTCGACACGGCGGTCGTCGACCTGACCGAGCAGCTCGAGGACCCCGTCGACGTGCTCTTCGGCACGCAGCTCGGCGGGGGCACCGACATCAACCGCGCGCTCGCCTACTGCCAGTCGAGGATCACCCGGCCCGCCGAGACCGTCGTGGTCCTCATCAGCGACCTCTACGAGGGGGGCATCCGTGACGAGATGCTGAAGCGGGTGGCGGCCATGAAGGCGTCCGGAGTGCAGTTCGTCGCCTTGCTGGCGCTTTCCGACGAGGGCGTCCCGGCGTACGACCGCGAGCACGCGGCGGCCCTCGCCGCGCTCGGAGCCCCGGCCTTCGCCTGCACCCCGGACCTCTTTCCCGAGATCATGGCGGCGGCGATCGAGAAGCGTCCGCTGCCGGTCCCTGACCCGGCGACCCGCCCGTAG
- the sucC gene encoding ADP-forming succinate--CoA ligase subunit beta: protein MDLFEYQARDLFAKHGVPVLAGEVIDTPEAAREATERLGGKSVVKAQVKVGGRGKAGGVKLAATPDEAVARATDILGMDIKGHTVHKVMIAETAPEIVEEYYVSYLLDRTNRTFLAMASVAGGMDIEEVAATTPEKLAKVPVDSNTGVDIEKAREIVALAQFPADVAEKVAEVLVTLWKTFVAEDALLVEVNPLAKVVSGDILALDGKVSLDENADFRQPEHEALEDKAAANPLEAAAKAKNLNYVKLDGEVGIIGNGAGLVMSTLDVVAYAGENHGGVKPANFLDIGGGASAEVMANGLEIILGDPDVKSVFVNVFGGITACDEVANGIVQALALLASKGEEVTKPLVVRLDGNNAELGRKILSDANHPLVQRVDTMDGAADKAAELAAAK from the coding sequence GTGGACCTGTTCGAGTACCAGGCGAGGGACCTCTTCGCCAAGCACGGTGTACCGGTGCTGGCCGGTGAAGTCATCGACACGCCTGAGGCGGCGCGCGAGGCCACCGAGCGTCTTGGCGGCAAGTCGGTCGTCAAGGCGCAGGTGAAGGTCGGCGGCCGCGGCAAGGCCGGCGGCGTGAAGCTGGCCGCCACCCCGGACGAGGCCGTCGCCCGCGCGACGGACATCCTCGGGATGGACATCAAGGGCCACACGGTCCACAAGGTGATGATCGCGGAGACCGCTCCGGAGATCGTCGAGGAGTACTACGTCTCCTACCTCCTCGACCGCACCAACCGCACCTTCCTGGCCATGGCCTCGGTGGCCGGTGGCATGGACATCGAGGAGGTCGCCGCGACGACCCCCGAGAAGCTGGCCAAGGTGCCGGTCGACTCCAACACCGGGGTCGACATCGAGAAGGCCCGCGAGATCGTGGCCCTGGCGCAGTTCCCGGCCGACGTGGCCGAGAAGGTCGCCGAGGTCCTGGTGACCCTCTGGAAGACCTTCGTCGCCGAGGACGCGCTCCTCGTCGAGGTCAACCCGCTGGCCAAGGTCGTCTCCGGCGACATCCTGGCCCTCGACGGAAAGGTGTCTCTCGACGAGAACGCCGACTTCCGTCAGCCCGAGCACGAGGCGCTCGAGGACAAGGCCGCAGCCAACCCGCTCGAGGCTGCCGCCAAGGCCAAGAACCTCAACTACGTCAAGCTCGACGGCGAGGTCGGCATCATCGGCAACGGCGCCGGCCTGGTCATGTCGACCCTGGACGTCGTCGCGTACGCCGGTGAGAACCACGGTGGCGTGAAACCCGCCAACTTCCTCGACATCGGCGGCGGCGCGTCCGCCGAGGTCATGGCGAACGGCCTGGAGATCATCCTGGGCGACCCGGACGTCAAGTCCGTCTTCGTCAACGTCTTCGGTGGCATCACCGCCTGTGACGAGGTCGCCAACGGCATCGTCCAGGCCCTGGCGCTTCTCGCCTCCAAGGGCGAAGAGGTCACCAAGCCGCTGGTCGTGCGCCTCGACGGCAACAACGCGGAGCTGGGTCGCAAGATCCTGTCGGACGCGAACCACCCGCTCGTGCAGCGTGTGGACACCATGGACGGCGCGGCCGACAAGGCCGCCGAGCTCGCGGCTGCGAAGTAA
- the sucD gene encoding succinate--CoA ligase subunit alpha, which translates to MAIFLNKDSKVIVQGMTGATGMKHTKLMLGDGTNIVGGVNPRKAGTSVDFDGTEVPVFGSVAEAMKETGANVSVLFVPPAFAKAAVVEAIDAEIPLAVVITEGIAVHDSAAFWAYAQSKGNKTRIIGPNCPGLITPGQSNAGIIPGDITKPGRIGLVSKSGTLTYQMMYELRDIGFSSAVGIGGDPVIGTTHIDALAAFEADPDTDLIVMIGEIGGDAEERAADFIKANVTKPVVGYVAGFTAPEGKTMGHAGAIVSGSSGTAQAKKEALEAAGVKVGKTPTETAKLARAILAG; encoded by the coding sequence ATGGCTATCTTCCTCAACAAGGACAGCAAGGTCATCGTCCAGGGCATGACGGGTGCCACGGGCATGAAGCACACCAAGCTCATGCTGGGTGACGGCACCAACATCGTCGGCGGCGTGAACCCGCGCAAGGCCGGCACGTCCGTCGACTTCGACGGCACCGAGGTCCCGGTCTTCGGGTCGGTCGCCGAGGCGATGAAGGAGACCGGCGCCAACGTCTCGGTCCTCTTCGTCCCGCCGGCCTTCGCCAAGGCCGCCGTGGTCGAGGCGATCGACGCCGAGATCCCGCTCGCCGTCGTCATCACCGAGGGCATCGCCGTCCACGACTCCGCCGCCTTCTGGGCGTACGCGCAGTCGAAGGGCAACAAGACCCGGATCATCGGCCCGAACTGCCCGGGTCTGATCACCCCCGGCCAGTCCAACGCCGGCATCATCCCGGGCGACATCACGAAGCCGGGCCGCATCGGCCTGGTCTCGAAGTCCGGCACGCTGACGTACCAGATGATGTACGAGCTCCGTGACATCGGCTTCTCGTCCGCCGTCGGCATCGGTGGCGACCCGGTCATCGGTACGACGCACATCGACGCCCTCGCGGCGTTCGAGGCCGACCCCGACACCGACCTGATCGTCATGATCGGTGAGATCGGCGGCGACGCCGAGGAGCGTGCGGCCGACTTCATCAAGGCCAACGTCACCAAGCCGGTCGTCGGCTACGTCGCGGGCTTCACCGCGCCCGAGGGCAAGACCATGGGCCACGCCGGCGCCATCGTCTCCGGCTCCTCCGGCACCGCCCAGGCGAAGAAGGAGGCCCTGGAGGCCGCGGGCGTCAAGGTCGGCAAGACGCCGACGGAGACGGCCAAGCTGGCGCGCGCGATCCTCGCGGGCTGA
- a CDS encoding DUF5682 family protein gives MTALRAAPAASPAAAAPAARPPGAAGPLVLGVRHHGPGSARAVRAALEAVRPAAVLIEGPPEADGLVALAGDEDMRPPVALLAHAVDDPGRAAFWPFAGFSPEWVAIRWALDAGAVVRFIDLPAAHTLAADPTWDDGEEADQGERIDPVAELARAAGYDDPERWWEDAVELRGTADPIAPFEALAEAMGALRDAYGDGGRPRDLVREAHMRLRLRAARKEFGDDMAVVCGAWHVPAVGRKTTVAADRALLKGLPKVRTETTWVPWTHRRLARRSGYGAGIDSPGWYGHLFASPDRPVERWMTRVAGLLRAEDRMVSSAHVIEAVRLAETLAVMRGRPLAGLGETTDAVRAVMCDGSDVPLDLVHDRLVVGDVLGEVPAGAPAVPLQRDLARLQRGLRLRPEAQERQLELDLRKENDAARSRMLHRLRLLSVAWGEPVAGRGSTGTFRETWRLSWEPELHVRVAEAGVWGTTLASAATAKAESRALEATALAEVTSLAERCLLAGLSEALPVVMTALADRAALDADVGHLAEALPALARALRYGDVRATDTAALGEVAAGIAERVCVALPPACAGLDTEAATAMRGHLDGVHTALGLLPDAAGLVERWGGVLLRLADRDGVPGEIRGRAARILLDDGRLGEDATARLMSRALSPGTPPADAASWIEGFVGGASGGGMLLVHDARLLGLVDTWLTAVPPRAFTDVLPLLRRTFSAYEPGVRRTLGERVARGPSVGTPARAGAGTAGFAEGLDEARADAVLPVLRLLLGHGEPEGAGR, from the coding sequence ATGACGGCGCTTCGGGCGGCGCCGGCCGCCTCCCCGGCCGCGGCGGCACCCGCTGCCCGGCCGCCGGGCGCCGCCGGGCCGCTCGTCCTGGGAGTGCGGCACCACGGGCCCGGATCGGCACGGGCGGTGCGGGCGGCCTTGGAGGCGGTGCGGCCGGCGGCGGTGCTGATCGAGGGACCGCCCGAGGCGGACGGGCTGGTGGCCCTGGCCGGGGACGAGGACATGCGGCCACCCGTGGCGCTCCTCGCGCATGCCGTGGACGATCCCGGGCGGGCCGCCTTCTGGCCGTTCGCCGGTTTCTCCCCGGAGTGGGTGGCGATCCGGTGGGCCCTGGACGCGGGCGCCGTGGTGCGGTTCATCGACCTGCCCGCCGCGCACACCCTCGCCGCCGACCCCACCTGGGACGACGGGGAGGAGGCCGACCAGGGGGAGCGGATCGACCCGGTCGCCGAACTCGCGCGGGCCGCCGGGTACGACGACCCCGAGCGCTGGTGGGAGGACGCCGTCGAACTCCGCGGCACCGCCGACCCCATCGCCCCGTTCGAGGCCCTGGCCGAGGCCATGGGCGCGCTGCGCGACGCCTACGGGGACGGCGGCCGGCCGCGCGACCTCGTCCGAGAGGCGCACATGCGGCTGCGACTGCGTGCCGCCCGCAAGGAGTTCGGTGACGACATGGCCGTCGTCTGCGGTGCCTGGCACGTGCCCGCGGTGGGCCGGAAGACCACCGTCGCCGCCGACCGGGCCTTGCTCAAGGGCCTGCCCAAGGTGAGGACGGAGACCACCTGGGTCCCCTGGACCCACCGCCGGCTCGCCCGTCGCTCCGGCTACGGCGCCGGCATCGACTCACCCGGCTGGTACGGGCACTTGTTCGCCTCGCCGGACCGGCCGGTCGAACGCTGGATGACCAGGGTCGCCGGCCTCCTGCGGGCGGAGGACCGGATGGTCTCCTCCGCCCATGTCATCGAGGCCGTGCGTCTCGCCGAGACCCTCGCGGTGATGCGGGGCCGGCCGCTGGCCGGGCTCGGGGAGACCACCGACGCCGTACGCGCCGTCATGTGCGACGGCTCCGACGTCCCGCTCGACCTCGTGCACGACCGCCTCGTCGTCGGGGACGTCCTCGGCGAGGTGCCCGCCGGTGCCCCCGCCGTGCCGCTCCAGCGTGATCTGGCCCGGCTCCAGCGCGGCCTCCGCCTCAGGCCCGAGGCCCAGGAACGGCAACTGGAGCTGGACCTGCGCAAGGAGAACGACGCGGCCCGCAGCCGGATGCTGCACCGCCTGCGGCTGCTCTCCGTCGCCTGGGGCGAGCCGGTCGCCGGACGGGGCAGCACCGGCACCTTCCGGGAGACCTGGCGGCTGAGCTGGGAACCCGAACTGCACGTCCGGGTCGCCGAGGCGGGCGTCTGGGGCACCACCCTCGCCAGCGCCGCCACGGCGAAGGCCGAGAGCCGTGCACTGGAGGCCACAGCCCTCGCCGAGGTCACTTCCCTCGCCGAGCGGTGCCTGCTCGCCGGACTCTCCGAGGCGCTGCCCGTCGTCATGACGGCGCTCGCGGACCGGGCCGCACTCGACGCGGACGTCGGCCACCTCGCCGAGGCCCTGCCCGCACTCGCCCGCGCGCTGCGCTACGGCGACGTGCGGGCCACCGACACGGCAGCGCTCGGCGAGGTCGCCGCCGGGATCGCCGAGCGGGTCTGCGTCGCCCTCCCGCCGGCCTGCGCCGGACTGGACACGGAGGCCGCCACCGCCATGCGCGGCCATCTCGACGGCGTCCACACCGCCCTCGGCCTGCTGCCCGACGCCGCGGGACTCGTCGAGCGCTGGGGCGGAGTGCTGCTCCGGCTCGCCGACCGGGACGGCGTCCCCGGCGAGATACGGGGACGGGCGGCCCGCATCCTCCTCGACGACGGGCGGCTCGGCGAGGACGCGACCGCGCGGCTCATGAGCCGCGCGCTCTCGCCCGGGACCCCGCCCGCCGACGCCGCCTCCTGGATCGAGGGCTTCGTCGGCGGCGCCTCCGGCGGCGGCATGCTCCTCGTCCACGACGCGCGTCTCCTCGGCCTGGTCGACACCTGGCTGACCGCGGTGCCCCCGCGGGCGTTCACCGACGTCCTGCCCCTGCTGCGCCGGACGTTCTCGGCGTACGAGCCCGGTGTGCGCCGCACCTTGGGCGAACGGGTCGCACGGGGCCCGTCTGTCGGGACGCCCGCCCGCGCGGGGGCCGGCACGGCGGGCTTCGCCGAGGGACTCGACGAGGCGCGGGCCGACGCGGTCCTGCCGGTCCTGCGACTGCTCCTCGGACACGGGGAGCCGGAGGGGGCGGGCCGATGA
- a CDS encoding cell division protein PerM → MSHPTEQSPPLSPNPLVKGGRYATLVDACVRGGAAAALGLGALAVVVTAAWITSPYPDGSPGGALHLAAGLWLLAHGVDLVRTDTLSGVPAPLGVAPMLLMVLPGWLAHRAARDAFDAEEGRPKLTAAGAVGAVTGGYLLVAAGVVASSASGPLPADPLAAALWLPVVVTASAGLGVWTACGRPLPEQEHAAVALRSAALAAGTLLVGGALLVAVSLAWHAGAAHTSFARLAGDWSGRASVVLLALALVPNASVWAASYALGPGVALGPGIWATPLGLSGGAAVPPFPLLAALPTEGPGAWPQWAAAVIAPAAALLLGWRVGRSARWWAAREAALTALAASWACGAVLALLAALAGGPLGTGRLSAFGPVWWQTGAAAVLWCAVVAVPTTLGVRAWARRDRSPAADGASAPVGAGGAPLGPAAVPEADRVVDPEPLLDDEDESAFESYGFLPAAWEPTPLPGPTSPAPSPDPSAPQAPSAPPAPSSSDPLPGPGGEPSAQTPPDSVG, encoded by the coding sequence GTGAGCCATCCGACCGAGCAGTCTCCGCCGTTGTCACCGAACCCGCTGGTCAAGGGCGGGCGGTACGCCACCCTGGTGGACGCGTGTGTGCGCGGCGGGGCCGCGGCGGCCCTCGGGCTCGGCGCGCTGGCCGTCGTGGTGACCGCCGCGTGGATCACCTCCCCGTACCCCGACGGCAGCCCCGGCGGGGCGCTGCACCTGGCCGCGGGACTCTGGCTGCTGGCCCACGGGGTGGATCTGGTCCGCACCGACACCCTCTCCGGTGTGCCCGCGCCGCTCGGGGTGGCCCCGATGCTGCTCATGGTGCTGCCGGGCTGGCTGGCCCACCGGGCCGCCCGCGACGCCTTCGACGCGGAGGAGGGCCGGCCGAAGCTCACCGCGGCCGGTGCGGTGGGCGCGGTCACCGGGGGCTACCTGCTGGTCGCCGCCGGTGTGGTGGCCTCCTCGGCGAGCGGCCCGCTGCCCGCCGACCCCCTTGCGGCGGCGCTGTGGCTGCCCGTGGTGGTCACCGCCTCGGCGGGTCTGGGCGTCTGGACGGCGTGCGGGCGACCGCTGCCGGAGCAGGAGCACGCGGCTGTGGCGCTGCGCTCGGCCGCGCTCGCCGCGGGGACCCTCCTGGTGGGCGGGGCGCTGCTGGTCGCCGTCTCGCTGGCCTGGCACGCGGGCGCGGCGCACACCTCCTTCGCGCGGCTCGCGGGGGACTGGTCCGGACGGGCGTCGGTGGTGCTGCTGGCCCTGGCACTGGTGCCGAACGCGTCGGTCTGGGCCGCGTCCTACGCGCTCGGGCCGGGAGTCGCCCTCGGCCCCGGGATCTGGGCGACCCCGCTGGGGCTCTCGGGCGGGGCGGCCGTCCCGCCCTTCCCGCTGCTGGCCGCGCTGCCCACCGAGGGGCCGGGGGCATGGCCGCAGTGGGCCGCCGCCGTGATCGCGCCGGCCGCGGCGCTCCTCCTGGGGTGGCGGGTGGGGCGGTCCGCGCGCTGGTGGGCGGCGCGCGAAGCGGCTCTGACGGCGCTGGCCGCGTCCTGGGCCTGCGGGGCGGTGCTGGCCCTGCTCGCGGCGCTCGCGGGCGGACCGCTCGGCACGGGCAGGCTGTCCGCCTTCGGCCCGGTGTGGTGGCAGACGGGCGCGGCGGCGGTGCTGTGGTGCGCGGTGGTGGCGGTGCCGACGACGCTCGGGGTACGGGCCTGGGCGCGGCGTGACAGGAGTCCCGCGGCCGACGGGGCGTCGGCCCCGGTCGGCGCGGGCGGCGCGCCCCTCGGCCCGGCGGCCGTGCCCGAGGCCGACCGGGTCGTGGACCCCGAGCCGCTCCTCGACGACGAGGACGAGTCCGCGTTCGAGTCGTACGGCTTCCTTCCGGCGGCCTGGGAGCCGACGCCCCTGCCCGGACCCACGTCCCCGGCTCCGTCCCCTGACCCGTCCGCGCCTCAGGCTCCGTCCGCGCCCCCGGCCCCGTCGTCGTCCGATCCTTTGCCGGGGCCGGGCGGGGAGCCGTCCGCGCAGACCCCACCGGATTCCGTCGGCTGA